The following are encoded in a window of Chloroflexia bacterium SDU3-3 genomic DNA:
- a CDS encoding barstar family protein, translated as MIALDELWNRSLKPDLYHLSARRYPDRLFSEASEHGFRCFLIDGRKAGDKKAFLQTCSEAIQAPQTADQTWQSLAANLVDLSWAPSSAYLLFFDRAEIIAADHPDDWKEAKKILVDTVSTWHARNIPFYVFLRGSVATIGLNRYPRTAS; from the coding sequence ATGATCGCACTAGATGAGCTTTGGAACAGAAGCCTAAAGCCGGATCTCTACCACCTGAGCGCTCGGCGCTACCCCGATCGGCTCTTTTCCGAGGCGAGCGAGCACGGGTTTCGCTGCTTTCTGATCGATGGCCGGAAGGCTGGCGACAAAAAGGCTTTTCTGCAGACGTGCTCCGAGGCCATCCAGGCACCGCAGACCGCAGATCAGACATGGCAGAGCCTGGCCGCCAACCTTGTCGACCTGTCGTGGGCACCCTCGTCGGCCTACCTGCTGTTCTTCGACCGCGCCGAGATCATCGCCGCCGACCACCCCGACGACTGGAAAGAGGCCAAGAAGATCCTAGTCGACACAGTGAGCACGTGGCACGCGCGCAACATCCCCTTCTACGTGTTCCTACGTGGCTCGGTGGCCACTATCGGCCTCAATCGCTACCCGCGCACCGCCAGCTAG
- a CDS encoding MmcQ/YjbR family DNA-binding protein — MTLQDQWVRTYLQSKIGSAETFPFGPDPVVAKVGGKIFALLSCTQQPQQLSLKCDPIDAQLLRDTFPAVIPGYHLNKRHWNTIILDDSVPDHELRMMIDQSYRLVVAALPRAERAKLALP, encoded by the coding sequence ATGACACTGCAAGACCAATGGGTGCGAACCTATCTACAGAGCAAAATAGGATCTGCCGAAACCTTCCCCTTCGGCCCAGATCCTGTGGTGGCGAAGGTGGGCGGCAAGATCTTTGCGCTCCTTTCCTGCACCCAGCAGCCTCAGCAGCTCAGCCTGAAGTGCGACCCGATCGACGCCCAGCTGCTGCGCGACACCTTTCCCGCCGTCATCCCAGGCTACCACCTGAACAAACGACACTGGAACACCATCATCCTCGACGACAGCGTGCCCGACCACGAGCTGCGGATGATGATCGACCAATCGTATCGGCTTGTGGTGGCCGCCCTACCCCGCGCCGAGCGAGCAAAGCTAGCGCTGCCGTAA
- a CDS encoding basic amino acid ABC transporter substrate-binding protein yields MRKNAFLPTILLAGLLAACGASNTSTTATSPARSTVEAAMTAAAATEAPAAEATAEATAAATTEASATAEATTEASATAAAAPVADLKGRKVVVGTDASYPPFESVDQATNEIVGFDIDLLTEVGKLINADFEFQNASFDTIFTALQAKQFDAVASASTITDERKQIVDFSDPYIDVGQLVVVQAANTTVSSYTDLPGLDAVGVQTGTTGETAALEDAKVEDAKLKRYQTIDLAFADLANNAVDAVVADGPTVGNYTSQPQYAGKFKIVGEAFTTESYGVALQKGDTELLGAINAALKVLKENGTIDQLRAKYNIK; encoded by the coding sequence ATGCGAAAGAACGCTTTCCTGCCCACCATCCTGCTGGCTGGCCTGCTGGCCGCCTGCGGGGCAAGCAACACCAGCACCACCGCCACCTCGCCCGCCCGCTCGACGGTCGAGGCGGCGATGACTGCCGCTGCCGCCACCGAGGCCCCCGCTGCTGAGGCCACCGCCGAGGCGACGGCTGCCGCCACCACCGAGGCATCGGCCACCGCCGAGGCCACCACCGAGGCATCGGCCACCGCTGCCGCCGCCCCCGTGGCCGACCTGAAGGGCCGCAAGGTGGTGGTCGGCACCGACGCCAGCTACCCGCCCTTCGAGTCGGTCGACCAGGCCACGAACGAGATCGTCGGCTTCGATATCGACCTGCTCACCGAGGTTGGCAAGCTGATCAACGCCGACTTCGAGTTCCAGAACGCCTCGTTCGATACGATCTTCACCGCGCTCCAGGCCAAGCAGTTCGATGCCGTGGCCTCCGCATCCACCATCACCGACGAGCGCAAGCAGATCGTCGACTTCTCGGACCCCTACATCGATGTGGGCCAGCTGGTGGTGGTGCAGGCCGCCAACACCACGGTGAGCAGCTACACCGATCTGCCCGGCCTGGATGCCGTGGGCGTGCAGACCGGCACCACCGGCGAGACCGCCGCGCTGGAGGATGCCAAGGTTGAGGATGCCAAGCTGAAGCGCTACCAGACCATCGACCTGGCCTTCGCCGACCTGGCCAACAACGCTGTGGACGCGGTGGTGGCCGACGGCCCGACCGTGGGCAACTACACCTCGCAGCCGCAGTACGCGGGCAAGTTCAAGATCGTGGGCGAGGCCTTCACCACCGAGAGCTACGGCGTGGCCCTGCAGAAGGGCGACACCGAGCTGCTGGGCGCGATCAACGCCGCGCTGAAGGTGCTGAAGGAGAACGGCACCATCGATCAGCTGCGCGCCAAGTACAACATCAAGTAG
- a CDS encoding phospholipid carrier-dependent glycosyltransferase yields MPWPNSMHNPPIHSIPARSTRSRTWPRARAALWAALIACALAAALALRLYGIGWGLPYTDHPDEPSAVNRVFGMLRHNDWNPRFFGKPSLFYYALRVVFDVHLRYGVATGLYQGIESLPSTTDLYVTTPGFFVWGRVLTALLGTATVALAYALGRRWWGRWPALIGAALLAVAPFHVRNSQYITQDVPVTFTALIALLAALAPLRRPTWRSYALAGLCIGLATSTKYNAAMVALALVVVHVQVWGWASLRKGWLLAMAGALSLAAFVAGTPYALLAPEAFWHGVTHQYVAYNPTGGGGDLIKDWPVLEYLQFFWESGLTPLPCLAALVGVGVLVARRDRAGLAVLAVVLCYPLMFLPQQIQFFRNLLPIIPPLFVFAGVGVVACAHWALLLGHHAVRRWPGLPRGPRVARRVRALALPLVALGLAVPPLRAAIAQDTFHAYPHSKVLAGRYVRQQLSQGAPLALALNHAQWGDWPMAVTTEDVAEHDAAWYRSQGFRYIVADVKKASPASYPALRDASTVLQVFPGEAQGRPGTLLELLDLGSHPEELAIQRSDAAFGTMRLLGFQAAAGDLRGRFTPLHGPAQVQPGQALQLNLYWQPAAALDRDYAIFLHLVNQQGQTVAQRDTIIRADDYPTSRWRAGELVVDLADLPIEPELPNGRYRLNIGVYDMASGARLPLPGSADSSLDLLTVELAGRSS; encoded by the coding sequence ATGCCTTGGCCCAACAGCATGCATAATCCACCGATACACTCGATCCCCGCACGATCCACCCGCTCCCGCACGTGGCCGCGCGCGCGCGCCGCGCTGTGGGCTGCGCTGATCGCCTGCGCGCTGGCCGCCGCGCTGGCCCTGCGCCTCTACGGCATCGGCTGGGGCCTGCCCTACACCGACCACCCCGACGAGCCGTCGGCGGTGAACCGCGTGTTCGGCATGCTGCGCCACAATGACTGGAACCCGCGCTTCTTCGGCAAGCCCTCGCTGTTCTACTACGCCCTGCGCGTGGTCTTCGATGTGCACCTGCGCTATGGTGTGGCCACCGGGCTGTACCAGGGTATCGAGTCGCTGCCATCCACCACCGACCTGTATGTGACCACGCCGGGCTTCTTCGTGTGGGGCCGCGTGCTCACGGCGCTGCTGGGCACGGCCACGGTGGCGCTGGCCTATGCGCTGGGCCGCCGCTGGTGGGGGCGCTGGCCCGCGCTGATCGGCGCGGCGCTGCTGGCGGTCGCGCCCTTCCACGTGCGCAACTCGCAGTACATCACCCAGGATGTGCCGGTCACCTTCACCGCGCTGATCGCGCTGCTGGCTGCGCTGGCCCCGCTGCGCCGCCCGACGTGGCGCAGCTATGCGCTGGCTGGCCTGTGCATCGGCCTGGCCACATCCACCAAGTACAACGCCGCCATGGTGGCGCTAGCGCTGGTGGTGGTGCATGTGCAGGTATGGGGCTGGGCCAGCCTGCGCAAGGGCTGGCTGCTGGCCATGGCGGGCGCGCTGAGCCTGGCCGCCTTTGTGGCCGGCACGCCCTACGCCCTGCTCGCCCCCGAGGCGTTCTGGCACGGCGTGACCCACCAGTATGTGGCCTACAACCCCACCGGCGGCGGCGGCGACCTGATCAAGGACTGGCCGGTGCTGGAGTACCTGCAGTTCTTCTGGGAGAGCGGCCTGACGCCGCTGCCCTGCCTAGCTGCGCTGGTGGGCGTGGGCGTGCTGGTGGCGCGGCGCGACCGCGCCGGTCTGGCGGTGCTGGCGGTGGTGCTGTGCTACCCGCTGATGTTCCTGCCCCAGCAGATCCAGTTCTTCCGCAACCTGCTGCCGATCATCCCGCCGCTGTTTGTGTTTGCTGGCGTGGGCGTGGTGGCCTGCGCGCACTGGGCGCTGCTCCTGGGCCACCACGCCGTTCGCCGCTGGCCGGGGCTGCCGCGCGGGCCGCGCGTGGCCCGCCGCGTGCGGGCGCTGGCCCTGCCGCTGGTGGCGCTGGGGCTGGCCGTCCCGCCGCTGCGCGCCGCCATCGCCCAGGATACCTTCCACGCCTACCCGCACAGCAAGGTGCTGGCGGGCCGCTATGTGCGCCAGCAGCTCTCGCAGGGTGCGCCGCTGGCGCTGGCGCTCAACCACGCCCAGTGGGGCGACTGGCCCATGGCGGTGACGACCGAGGATGTGGCTGAGCACGATGCGGCTTGGTACCGCTCCCAAGGGTTCCGCTATATCGTCGCCGATGTGAAGAAGGCCAGCCCCGCCAGCTACCCGGCCCTGCGGGATGCCTCTACCGTGCTGCAGGTCTTCCCTGGCGAGGCCCAGGGGCGGCCCGGCACGCTGCTGGAGCTGCTTGACCTAGGCTCGCACCCCGAGGAGCTGGCCATCCAGCGCAGTGATGCGGCCTTCGGCACCATGCGGCTGCTGGGCTTCCAGGCGGCGGCGGGCGACCTGCGCGGGCGCTTCACCCCGCTGCACGGCCCAGCCCAGGTGCAGCCCGGCCAGGCGCTCCAGCTGAACCTCTACTGGCAGCCCGCCGCCGCGCTCGACCGCGACTACGCGATCTTCCTGCATCTGGTGAACCAGCAGGGGCAGACGGTAGCCCAGCGCGACACGATTATTCGCGCCGACGACTACCCCACCTCGCGCTGGCGGGCTGGCGAGCTGGTGGTAGATCTGGCCGATCTGCCGATCGAACCCGAGCTGCCCAATGGCCGCTACCGCCTCAACATCGGCGTGTACGACATGGCTAGCGGCGCGCGGCTGCCCCTGCCCGGCAGCGCCGATAGCTCGCTCGATCTGCTGACCGTCGAGCTGGCTGGGCGCTCCAGCTGA
- a CDS encoding P1 family peptidase has product MNQTLTAISGILVGHAHDAEARTGCTAIILPPGTTCGVDVRGGAPGTRETDLLAPTAAVQHVDAILLTGGSAFGLGAADGVMRWLRERGRGFPTGAGPVPIVPAAVLFDLGVGAADRWPDAAMGYAACQAASPSPVPEGGVGAGAGALVGKLRGAAWASPGGVGSAAARLPNGTTVAALAVTNPFGDVYRPDTQEILAGARADDGSFINTARAIRSAEAIQAFGNTTLCMVATDAPLDKAGCKKLAEMAQDALPRTIRPIHTPFDGDIVFAAATGSAPGVNLAVLGSVAADLLAEAIARSVAR; this is encoded by the coding sequence ATGAACCAGACGCTGACCGCCATCTCCGGCATCCTGGTGGGCCACGCCCACGACGCCGAGGCCCGCACCGGCTGCACCGCCATCATCCTGCCGCCCGGCACCACCTGCGGCGTGGATGTGCGCGGCGGCGCGCCCGGCACCCGCGAGACCGACCTGCTTGCGCCGACCGCCGCCGTGCAGCATGTGGACGCGATCCTGCTCACCGGGGGCAGCGCGTTTGGCCTAGGCGCGGCGGATGGCGTGATGCGCTGGCTGCGCGAGCGCGGGCGGGGCTTCCCCACCGGTGCGGGGCCGGTGCCGATCGTGCCCGCCGCCGTGCTGTTCGACCTAGGCGTGGGCGCGGCGGACCGCTGGCCCGACGCGGCCATGGGCTACGCCGCGTGCCAGGCCGCCAGCCCCAGCCCCGTGCCCGAGGGCGGTGTGGGCGCAGGCGCGGGCGCGCTGGTGGGCAAGCTGCGCGGGGCGGCCTGGGCCAGCCCTGGCGGCGTGGGCAGCGCCGCCGCGCGGCTGCCAAACGGCACCACGGTGGCCGCGCTAGCCGTTACCAACCCCTTCGGCGATGTCTACCGCCCCGACACCCAGGAGATCTTGGCCGGGGCCAGGGCCGACGACGGCAGCTTCATCAACACCGCGCGAGCCATCCGCAGCGCCGAGGCCATCCAGGCTTTTGGCAACACCACGCTGTGCATGGTGGCCACCGACGCCCCGCTGGACAAGGCGGGCTGCAAAAAGCTGGCCGAGATGGCGCAGGACGCGCTGCCTCGCACCATCCGCCCCATCCACACGCCCTTCGACGGCGACATCGTGTTCGCCGCCGCCACCGGCAGCGCGCCGGGGGTAAACCTGGCCGTGCTGGGCAGCGTGGCCGCCGACCTGCTGGCCGAGGCGATCGCCCGCAGCGTGGCGCGCTAG